Proteins encoded in a region of the Isosphaeraceae bacterium EP7 genome:
- a CDS encoding carbon-nitrogen hydrolase has translation MTAAARSKPYRVGLIQMRCSADPDSNVRRAIELMGQAADEGASLICLPELFRSEYFCQTHDAKYFDLAEPIPGPTTEALEAFARTRGVVVIGSLFEKRTGGIYHNTSVVIEKDGSLVGRYRKMHIPHDPLYFEKYYFTPGDLGFKSFDTSVANVGTLVCWDQWYPEAARLTAMQGAEILVYPTAIGWHPGEKAEFGVAQADAWETMQRAHAISNGVFVAAINRVGHEGAADGGIEFWGGSFLADPFGRILARAGREAEEVVVAEVDPAMIEDTRRNWPFFRDRRVDAYGAIAQRWGV, from the coding sequence ATGACCGCAGCCGCCCGCAGCAAGCCCTATCGTGTCGGCCTCATCCAGATGCGCTGCTCGGCCGATCCCGACTCCAATGTCCGTCGGGCCATCGAGCTGATGGGGCAGGCGGCCGACGAAGGTGCGTCCTTGATCTGCCTGCCGGAACTGTTTCGTTCCGAATATTTCTGCCAGACCCACGACGCCAAATACTTCGATCTGGCCGAGCCGATCCCGGGCCCGACGACCGAGGCCCTGGAAGCCTTCGCCAGGACGCGGGGCGTCGTCGTGATTGGCTCGTTGTTCGAGAAGCGGACCGGCGGAATCTACCACAATACGTCGGTGGTCATCGAGAAGGATGGGTCGCTGGTCGGTCGCTACCGCAAGATGCACATCCCCCACGACCCGCTCTATTTCGAGAAGTATTACTTCACCCCCGGCGACCTCGGCTTCAAGTCATTCGACACGTCGGTTGCCAACGTCGGGACGCTCGTCTGCTGGGATCAGTGGTACCCCGAGGCCGCCCGCCTGACCGCCATGCAGGGGGCTGAGATCCTGGTTTACCCGACCGCGATCGGTTGGCATCCCGGCGAGAAGGCCGAGTTCGGCGTCGCCCAGGCCGACGCCTGGGAGACGATGCAGCGGGCCCACGCGATCAGCAACGGCGTCTTTGTCGCGGCCATCAACCGGGTGGGTCATGAAGGAGCCGCCGACGGCGGGATCGAATTCTGGGGGGGCTCATTCCTGGCCGACCCCTTCGGCCGCATCCTGGCCAGGGCCGGGCGCGAGGCCGAGGAAGTGGTCGTCGCCGAGGTCGACCCCGCCATGATCGAGGACACGCGCCGCAACTGGCCCTTCTTCCGCGACCGCCGCGTCGACGCCTACGGCGCCATCGCTCAACGCTGGGGAGTCTGA
- a CDS encoding TatD family hydrolase, translated as MTGSQRPMLVDTHAHLADGPLLADVGSVSDRARAAGVGRIVVVGTTAADSRVALDLVGRFSFLHPTVGIHPNHAAEAAEGDWEQVIDLASDPAVVAIGETGLDRHWDFTPFELQQDYFGRHLDLAHRLNLPVVIHCRESADDILAQLETLGRPIKGVLHSFTGDVALAGRFLDLGLHLSFAGMLTFANKTLDPLREAAAMAPLDRILVETDSPYLSPAPFRGKPNEPARVALVAARLAELRGLMIEELAKATTRNAMALFKLPPLA; from the coding sequence GTGACTGGCAGCCAACGACCGATGCTGGTCGACACCCACGCCCACCTGGCCGATGGCCCGCTCCTAGCCGACGTCGGAAGTGTGTCCGATCGCGCACGCGCCGCGGGCGTTGGGCGTATCGTCGTGGTCGGGACCACGGCCGCCGATAGCCGGGTCGCCCTGGATCTCGTCGGCCGATTTTCGTTCCTTCATCCGACCGTCGGGATCCACCCCAACCATGCGGCGGAGGCCGCCGAGGGGGACTGGGAGCAGGTCATAGATCTCGCTTCAGACCCCGCCGTGGTCGCGATCGGCGAGACGGGCCTCGATCGACACTGGGATTTCACCCCGTTCGAGTTACAGCAAGATTACTTCGGCAGGCACCTCGACCTGGCACACCGCCTGAACCTGCCGGTCGTCATCCACTGCCGCGAGTCGGCCGATGACATCCTGGCGCAACTCGAAACACTCGGGCGGCCCATCAAGGGGGTCTTGCACTCGTTCACCGGCGACGTTGCGTTGGCCGGGCGATTCCTCGACCTCGGCCTGCACCTCTCCTTCGCCGGCATGCTGACGTTCGCCAACAAGACGCTCGACCCGCTGCGAGAGGCCGCCGCAATGGCCCCGCTCGATCGGATCCTGGTCGAGACCGATAGTCCTTATCTCAGCCCTGCACCCTTTCGCGGCAAGCCTAACGAGCCCGCCCGCGTTGCGCTTGTCGCCGCCAGGCTCGCCGAGCTACGCGGCTTGATGATCGAGGAACTTGCCAAGGCGACAACCCGGAACGCCATGGCGCTCTTCAAGTTACCGCCCCTGGCCTGA
- a CDS encoding DUF1501 domain-containing protein produces the protein MASQIPDSDKPAGTFCGQTRREFLWEAGAGFTGLGLIDLMTRDAFFASKAGAAEAAVKSINPMAPRPPHFAPKAKSVIFLFMYGGPSQLDTFDYKPKLFALDGKTIPIKTFGRGGKKNEGRVVGPKWKFKQYGQSGKWVSDLFPNLATCVDDLAFLHSMTADSPIHGSAMLQMNTGKILSGSPCLGSWVNYGLGSENENLPGFVVMLDPTGGPISGSKNWSSGYMPASYQATLLRSAGQPVLDLKRAEGLAEADQRRLLDHLNAYNREHLATRADNSNLSARVASYEMAYSMQRHAPEAVDLSTEDASTKALYGMDEPKTQEFGRRCLMARRMVERGVRFVQLYAGGAHNDDNWDAHGDLERNHNYHAGRTDKPIAGLLKDLKRTGLLDETLVVWGGEFGRQPTAEYANGTGRDHNAYGFTMWMAGGGIKGGICVGETDEIGGAATTDRMHVKNLHATILHQLGLNPERLSYFYNGLDQKLVGVEGAEPIHQIIA, from the coding sequence ATGGCGAGCCAGATTCCCGACAGCGACAAGCCCGCCGGCACCTTCTGCGGGCAGACCAGGCGCGAATTCCTCTGGGAAGCGGGCGCAGGGTTCACGGGCCTCGGCCTGATCGACCTGATGACGCGGGATGCGTTCTTCGCCTCGAAGGCTGGAGCGGCCGAGGCGGCGGTCAAGTCCATCAACCCGATGGCACCAAGGCCGCCGCACTTCGCCCCCAAGGCCAAGAGCGTCATCTTCCTGTTCATGTACGGCGGCCCCAGCCAACTCGACACGTTCGACTACAAGCCCAAGCTGTTCGCGCTGGATGGCAAGACGATTCCGATCAAGACGTTCGGCCGAGGCGGTAAGAAGAACGAGGGGCGGGTCGTCGGCCCCAAGTGGAAGTTCAAGCAGTATGGGCAGAGCGGCAAATGGGTCAGCGACCTGTTCCCGAACCTGGCCACCTGCGTGGACGACCTGGCGTTCCTCCACTCGATGACCGCCGACTCGCCGATTCACGGTTCGGCCATGCTCCAGATGAACACCGGCAAGATCCTCTCGGGTAGCCCCTGCCTGGGCTCGTGGGTGAACTACGGCCTGGGAAGCGAGAACGAGAACCTGCCTGGGTTCGTGGTGATGCTCGACCCCACAGGCGGCCCAATCAGCGGTTCCAAGAACTGGTCGAGCGGCTACATGCCCGCTTCCTACCAGGCTACCCTGCTGCGTTCGGCCGGACAGCCGGTTCTCGACCTGAAGCGCGCCGAGGGACTCGCCGAGGCCGATCAGAGGCGGCTGCTCGACCACCTGAACGCCTACAACCGCGAGCACCTGGCGACGAGGGCCGACAACAGCAACCTCTCGGCGCGAGTGGCCAGCTACGAGATGGCCTACTCGATGCAGCGTCACGCCCCCGAGGCGGTCGACCTCTCGACCGAAGACGCATCGACCAAGGCCCTTTACGGCATGGACGAGCCCAAGACCCAGGAGTTCGGCCGACGCTGCCTGATGGCCAGGCGCATGGTCGAGCGTGGCGTCCGGTTCGTCCAGCTCTACGCCGGCGGTGCCCACAACGACGACAACTGGGACGCCCATGGCGACCTGGAGCGCAACCACAACTACCACGCGGGCCGCACCGACAAGCCAATCGCGGGGCTCTTGAAGGACCTCAAACGCACCGGCCTGCTCGACGAGACCCTGGTCGTCTGGGGGGGCGAGTTTGGCCGCCAGCCGACCGCCGAGTATGCCAACGGCACCGGCCGCGACCACAACGCCTACGGCTTCACGATGTGGATGGCCGGCGGCGGGATCAAAGGGGGCATCTGCGTGGGCGAGACCGACGAGATCGGCGGCGCGGCGACCACCGACCGGATGCACGTCAAGAACCTGCACGCCACGATCCTGCATCAGCTCGGCCTGAATCCCGAACGACTCTCCTACTTCTACAACGGACTCGACCAGAAGCTGGTCGGAGTGGAAGGCGCCGAGCCGATCCACCAGATCATCGCCTGA
- a CDS encoding agmatine deiminase family protein: protein MTDPIEPIPGQRMPAEWEPHETTWIAWPHNREDWPGKFGPIPWVFVEVVHLLTQNERVAILVLGGKQRRDATERLERAGVDLGRVDFHKVKTDRIWTRDTAPTFVVAENETNPILVDWQFNGWAKYSNHKADDRLPRRLAKKLGFSRQEPTAEFEGAPRRIVLEGGSIDVNGAGTVLTTEECLLDDVQARNPGLSKSSIEEVLHRYLGTRHVIWLGKGIVGDDTHGHVDDLARFVGPRQVVTVVEKRESDENFEILADNRCRLAEARDQDGEPLEIIELPMPRPIEFEGQRLPASYANFYIANGMVLVPTFNDPADRLALSTLEHCFPGREVVGVHALDLVWGLGTLHCMTQQQPRVGTEEVTDRESPEVN from the coding sequence ATGACCGATCCGATCGAACCCATCCCCGGCCAACGCATGCCCGCCGAGTGGGAGCCGCACGAGACCACCTGGATCGCCTGGCCCCACAACCGGGAAGACTGGCCGGGCAAGTTCGGCCCCATCCCCTGGGTCTTCGTCGAGGTCGTCCACCTGCTCACCCAGAACGAACGGGTGGCCATCCTCGTCTTGGGGGGCAAGCAGCGTCGGGACGCCACCGAGCGACTTGAGCGCGCTGGGGTCGACCTCGGCCGCGTCGATTTCCACAAGGTGAAGACCGACCGGATCTGGACCCGCGATACCGCCCCGACGTTTGTAGTCGCTGAAAACGAAACGAACCCAATCCTGGTCGACTGGCAGTTCAACGGCTGGGCCAAGTACAGCAACCACAAGGCCGACGACCGCCTCCCGCGGAGGCTGGCCAAGAAACTCGGCTTTTCGCGTCAAGAGCCGACCGCGGAGTTCGAAGGGGCCCCGCGGCGAATCGTCCTCGAAGGGGGATCGATCGACGTCAATGGCGCCGGCACCGTGCTGACGACCGAGGAATGCCTGCTGGACGACGTCCAGGCCCGCAACCCTGGCCTCTCCAAGTCCAGCATCGAAGAGGTCTTGCATCGATATCTCGGCACCCGGCACGTCATCTGGCTGGGCAAGGGGATCGTGGGCGACGACACCCATGGACACGTCGACGACCTCGCCCGATTTGTCGGGCCGAGGCAGGTCGTCACGGTCGTCGAGAAGCGGGAGTCGGACGAGAACTTCGAGATTCTGGCCGACAATCGATGCCGGCTGGCCGAGGCCCGCGACCAGGACGGCGAACCGCTCGAGATCATCGAGCTACCGATGCCACGGCCCATCGAGTTCGAAGGCCAGCGTCTGCCGGCCAGCTACGCCAACTTCTACATCGCCAACGGCATGGTCCTGGTCCCGACCTTCAATGACCCGGCCGACCGACTTGCGCTGTCAACCCTGGAGCATTGCTTCCCCGGCCGAGAGGTCGTCGGCGTCCACGCCCTCGACCTCGTCTGGGGACTTGGTACGCTGCACTGCATGACCCAGCAGCAGCCTCGCGTGGGCACCGAAGAGGTTACCGACCGCGAGTCTCCCGAGGTCAACTAG
- a CDS encoding PQQ-binding-like beta-propeller repeat protein, which produces MNRRNLISFALLTACVAGLAAEARAQTPTGRKVLGADRGRLAIVNQDGAVEWEMPFPASVHSLQLLPNGHILTHNVTKVFEIDPKTKEVVWAYESHPREGYTGKIEIHTVRRLADGLTMIAETGNKRIIEVDRTGTIVHSTNLKVEKPDTHRDTRMVTKLKSSNYLVCQELDGAVNEYTPDGEIVWTYKLDLAGRPASPGHDGHGTEVFGAIRLKSGNTLIAAGNGNRVIEVNPSGKVVWSIEQNELPGIKLGWVTSLVELPNGNILFGNTHAGPENPQLIEVTRDKAVVWTLKDHNNFGNDMAAAVVIDPPSGK; this is translated from the coding sequence ATGAACCGTCGCAACTTGATCTCGTTCGCCCTACTGACCGCATGCGTGGCGGGCCTCGCCGCCGAGGCCCGGGCCCAGACGCCCACGGGCCGCAAGGTGCTGGGGGCCGATCGGGGCCGCCTGGCGATTGTGAACCAGGACGGGGCGGTCGAGTGGGAGATGCCCTTCCCCGCCTCGGTCCACTCGCTCCAGCTCCTTCCCAACGGCCACATCCTGACCCACAACGTCACCAAGGTTTTCGAGATCGATCCCAAGACGAAGGAGGTCGTCTGGGCCTACGAGTCGCACCCGCGCGAAGGGTACACCGGCAAGATCGAGATCCACACCGTCCGCCGCCTTGCCGACGGCCTGACGATGATCGCCGAGACGGGCAACAAGCGGATCATCGAGGTCGACCGCACCGGAACGATCGTGCACTCAACCAACCTCAAGGTTGAGAAGCCCGACACCCACCGCGACACGCGGATGGTGACCAAGCTGAAGAGCAGCAACTACCTGGTCTGTCAGGAGTTGGACGGTGCCGTCAACGAATATACCCCCGACGGCGAAATCGTCTGGACCTACAAGCTCGACCTCGCCGGCCGGCCCGCCAGCCCTGGTCACGACGGCCACGGCACCGAAGTCTTCGGCGCCATCCGACTCAAATCCGGCAACACCCTGATCGCCGCCGGCAATGGTAACCGGGTCATCGAGGTCAACCCCTCGGGCAAGGTCGTCTGGAGCATCGAGCAAAACGAGCTTCCGGGCATCAAGCTCGGATGGGTCACGTCGCTGGTGGAGCTGCCTAACGGCAACATCCTCTTCGGCAACACCCACGCTGGCCCCGAGAATCCGCAGCTCATCGAGGTGACCCGCGACAAGGCGGTCGTCTGGACCTTGAAGGATCACAATAACTTCGGCAACGACATGGCCGCGGCCGTCGTGATCGACCCGCCCAGCGGCAAGTAA
- a CDS encoding transcriptional repressor, producing MSERRPHTDEPTVTGPAGGPTLRDLLEAAGCRCTRQRVAVYDYLVRASHHPSAEDVYRGVLPGLPKISLATVYKALEALVSSGLAAKLTHEDGSARYDARGEPHYHLRCLRSGTVEDLATPFDPDLIAKLDPALPAKLEGRGFHVTGYRLELVGYYQDDQPGASDE from the coding sequence ATGAGCGAGCGGCGACCGCACACCGACGAGCCCACAGTGACCGGCCCCGCCGGCGGCCCGACCCTCCGCGACCTGCTGGAAGCGGCCGGTTGCCGCTGCACCAGGCAACGCGTGGCCGTCTACGACTACCTTGTCCGAGCCTCCCACCATCCGTCGGCCGAGGACGTCTATCGTGGCGTCCTGCCGGGCCTGCCCAAGATCAGCCTGGCCACCGTCTATAAAGCACTTGAAGCTCTTGTCTCTTCAGGACTTGCGGCGAAGCTGACCCACGAAGACGGGTCGGCGCGGTATGACGCTAGGGGCGAGCCGCATTATCACCTGCGTTGCCTCCGTTCGGGCACGGTCGAAGATCTCGCCACCCCGTTCGACCCCGACCTGATCGCCAAGCTCGACCCTGCGTTGCCCGCCAAGCTGGAAGGCCGGGGGTTCCACGTGACCGGGTACAGGCTCGAACTGGTTGGCTACTACCAGGATGACCAGCCTGGGGCTTCCGACGAGTGA
- the nusA gene encoding transcription termination factor NusA produces the protein MSVDLVRIVDSIHRDKNIPKEVLFDGITSAMVTAAKKHYPDAEDIQITIDPESGVVVFTKDGTKMDPGELGRIAAQTAKQVIIQKIREAERDSLFDEFEEQRGDLVTGTVQRFEGGAVTVNLGKTDALLPRSEQIPGESHHPGERVRAVILDVRKVGQRVKIILSRTHPDFVRRLFELEIPEIADQIISIRALAREAGYRSKVAVSSIDVKVDAVGACVGVRGTRIKNIVDELGGERIDIVRWNESLQVLIPNALQPAEIEEVMLCQLLGRAIVLVREDQLSLAIGRRGQNVRLASKLSGWDIEIMTSDELDELIEKSVAAFTKIEGVSTELAERFVEQGILSYDDLSVMEIDDLVNTIEGLDEEMAVEIVAKAEIMAEESTEDMPRRKGARTSSNVRNEAPPADSPAPSIADLLGDGSNPAPSEPDSDDENRDEAESSLEATDRDESASIDEDSDEDVGADLEGDQADGDMPRDLALATEHLDNDGEVTSPPGESDQGESGRIMIAAVASGSSDDEYLPDSSPDGEDVPLPDDETGSTGSSPSQQDPKRMPRP, from the coding sequence ATGAGCGTCGACCTGGTCCGGATCGTCGATAGCATCCATCGCGACAAGAACATCCCCAAGGAGGTCTTGTTCGACGGGATCACGTCCGCGATGGTCACGGCGGCGAAGAAGCACTATCCCGACGCCGAAGACATCCAGATCACGATCGACCCCGAATCCGGCGTCGTCGTCTTCACCAAAGACGGCACGAAGATGGACCCCGGCGAGCTCGGCCGGATCGCGGCGCAGACGGCCAAGCAGGTCATCATCCAGAAGATTCGCGAGGCCGAACGCGACAGTCTCTTCGACGAATTCGAGGAGCAGCGCGGCGACCTCGTCACCGGCACCGTCCAGCGGTTCGAGGGGGGCGCGGTCACCGTCAACCTCGGCAAGACCGACGCCTTGCTCCCACGCAGCGAGCAGATCCCCGGCGAGAGCCACCACCCCGGCGAGCGTGTCCGGGCGGTCATCCTCGACGTCCGCAAGGTCGGCCAGCGGGTCAAGATCATCCTCAGCCGGACCCACCCCGACTTCGTCCGCCGGCTCTTCGAGCTGGAGATCCCCGAGATCGCCGACCAGATCATCTCGATCCGGGCCCTGGCCCGCGAGGCCGGATATCGGTCGAAGGTCGCCGTCTCGTCGATCGACGTGAAGGTGGACGCCGTCGGAGCATGCGTCGGCGTCCGCGGCACCCGCATCAAGAATATTGTGGATGAGCTGGGCGGCGAGCGGATCGACATTGTCCGCTGGAACGAGTCGCTCCAGGTCCTGATCCCCAACGCCTTGCAGCCGGCCGAGATCGAAGAGGTCATGCTCTGCCAGCTCCTCGGCCGTGCCATCGTCCTGGTCCGCGAGGACCAGCTCTCGCTGGCGATCGGCCGACGCGGCCAGAATGTCCGGCTTGCGTCCAAGCTCTCGGGCTGGGACATCGAGATCATGACCAGCGACGAGCTGGACGAGCTGATCGAGAAGTCGGTCGCCGCCTTCACGAAAATCGAGGGGGTCTCGACCGAGCTTGCCGAGCGGTTTGTGGAACAGGGGATCCTCAGCTATGATGATCTGTCGGTCATGGAAATCGACGACCTGGTGAACACAATCGAGGGCCTGGACGAAGAAATGGCCGTGGAGATCGTCGCCAAGGCGGAGATCATGGCCGAGGAATCGACCGAGGACATGCCTCGACGCAAGGGTGCACGCACCTCGTCGAACGTCCGGAATGAGGCTCCTCCCGCGGATAGCCCCGCCCCTTCGATCGCCGACCTCCTCGGCGATGGTTCCAACCCAGCGCCATCCGAGCCCGACTCGGACGACGAGAATCGAGACGAGGCCGAATCCAGCCTTGAAGCCACCGATCGTGACGAGTCCGCGTCCATCGACGAGGACTCGGACGAGGACGTGGGTGCCGACCTCGAAGGAGATCAGGCCGATGGCGACATGCCGCGGGACCTGGCCCTCGCGACCGAGCACCTCGACAATGACGGGGAAGTGACCTCTCCCCCCGGCGAGTCCGACCAGGGCGAGTCGGGCCGTATCATGATCGCCGCAGTCGCGTCGGGCTCGTCGGACGACGAGTACCTGCCCGACTCCAGCCCCGACGGTGAAGACGTCCCATTGCCCGATGACGAGACCGGCTCGACCGGATCGTCTCCCTCGCAGCAGGACCCGAAGCGTATGCCCCGACCATGA
- a CDS encoding DUF1549 domain-containing protein, whose amino-acid sequence MIRRLARMTLVGLIGAAWSFASAAEPTAEQARFFEEKVRPILVSQCLKCHGPDKQKSGLRVDGLASMLSGGDSGPAVVPGKPGESLLIAAIGYEDDAYKMPPAKKLAPEEIEALTTWVETGAHWPGGGVAAGSAPPVAGGLRRPGDPITQADREHWAFRPIKADAVPTPADATWASSPIDRFILSKLDTKGLTPNPPASKQEFLRRATYDLTGLPPTPAEVAAFLADDSPEAFERVVDRLLASNHYGEKWGRHWLDLVRYAETNSYERDAAKPSAWRYRDYVIRSFNDDKPYDRFVREQLAGDELADGGPDGQIATGYYRLGIWDDEPTDREQARFDSLDDIVATTGQVFLGMTVDCARCHDHKIDPIPQKDYYGFVAFFNQINHYRNGGPTDEVQLFENQSSRDDYLAKVAALEHEKERIRTAIGDLERIALAKHLGIDPGSVTNAVDLADLKFKFYRDTWDRLPDFDALKPETKGVLGETFFTLAKKSRDIAFGMVIEGALIVPEDGTYTLYLDSDDGSRLLIDGKPVIAHDGVHELGKEQAGSVELKRGRVPIRLEYFQREEKLGLNVAWSGPNLPRRSLSTGRPKVDIAALIKDDSLKLLSSDEKGRHGYLVNELKKLNERPIPKETALCVTEEQGPIKDTFILLRGNPHVPGDKVQPSFLQVLGSPEIPAPTTSAGSKTTGRRTVLADWITSPTNPLTARVMANRLWQHHFNRGIVRSSNNFGTQGDRPTHPELLDWLANSLIQGGWKLKPLHRQMMLSNAYRMSSRGREDGLKADPTNDTFWRFEPRRLSAEEIRDSILAACGNLNTRMFGPGVFPEIPAEVLAGQSVPGLGWGKSSPEEQARRSIYVHVKRSLIMPILESFDVAESDRSSPVRFSTTQPTQALAMLNGSFVNKQAELLADRLRREAGVEPRNQVVLGLELLMSRKPTDAEVERGLTLMGDWKAATHTDDRGALKAFCLVALNLNEFVYLD is encoded by the coding sequence ATGATTCGACGTCTCGCTCGCATGACCCTGGTCGGCCTGATCGGAGCGGCCTGGTCGTTCGCATCGGCTGCGGAGCCGACCGCCGAACAGGCCCGGTTCTTCGAGGAGAAGGTCCGGCCCATCCTGGTCTCGCAGTGCCTGAAGTGCCACGGCCCCGACAAACAGAAGTCGGGCCTGCGCGTCGACGGTCTGGCCTCGATGCTCAGCGGCGGCGACTCGGGGCCCGCGGTGGTCCCCGGCAAACCGGGCGAGAGTCTGCTCATCGCGGCGATCGGCTACGAAGACGACGCCTACAAGATGCCTCCGGCGAAGAAGCTCGCCCCCGAGGAGATCGAGGCCCTGACCACCTGGGTCGAGACCGGTGCCCACTGGCCGGGAGGCGGCGTCGCGGCAGGCTCGGCACCCCCGGTCGCAGGCGGTCTGCGCAGGCCCGGCGACCCCATCACCCAGGCCGACCGCGAGCACTGGGCATTCCGCCCGATCAAGGCTGACGCCGTGCCGACCCCGGCCGACGCCACCTGGGCCTCGAGCCCGATCGACCGATTCATCCTATCGAAGCTCGACACCAAGGGCCTCACGCCTAACCCGCCAGCCAGCAAGCAAGAATTCCTCCGACGCGCGACCTACGACCTGACGGGGCTCCCCCCGACCCCGGCAGAGGTCGCAGCCTTCCTCGCCGACGACTCGCCCGAGGCCTTCGAGCGAGTGGTCGACCGCCTGCTCGCCTCGAACCACTACGGCGAGAAGTGGGGCCGGCACTGGCTCGACCTCGTTCGATATGCCGAGACGAATAGCTACGAACGCGACGCGGCCAAGCCGTCGGCCTGGCGATACCGCGACTATGTAATCCGATCGTTCAACGACGACAAGCCTTACGACCGATTTGTCCGCGAACAGCTCGCCGGCGACGAGCTTGCCGACGGCGGCCCCGACGGGCAGATCGCGACCGGCTACTACCGGCTGGGGATCTGGGACGACGAACCGACCGACCGGGAGCAGGCTCGGTTTGATAGCCTCGACGACATCGTGGCGACCACCGGTCAGGTCTTCCTGGGAATGACCGTCGACTGCGCCCGTTGCCACGACCACAAGATCGATCCGATCCCCCAGAAGGACTATTACGGCTTCGTCGCCTTCTTCAACCAGATCAACCACTATCGCAACGGCGGACCCACCGACGAGGTCCAGCTCTTCGAGAACCAGAGCAGCCGCGACGATTATCTGGCGAAGGTGGCCGCCCTCGAACACGAGAAAGAGCGGATCCGAACGGCGATTGGCGACCTGGAGCGGATCGCGCTGGCGAAGCATCTGGGGATCGACCCGGGCAGCGTGACCAACGCGGTCGACCTTGCCGACCTCAAGTTCAAGTTCTATCGCGATACCTGGGACCGCCTCCCCGACTTCGACGCCCTGAAGCCGGAGACGAAGGGGGTTCTCGGCGAGACTTTCTTCACGCTGGCCAAGAAAAGCCGCGACATCGCCTTCGGCATGGTCATCGAAGGGGCCCTGATCGTCCCCGAGGACGGGACTTATACCCTCTACCTCGACTCCGACGACGGCTCACGACTGCTGATCGACGGCAAGCCGGTCATCGCTCATGACGGCGTCCATGAGCTGGGCAAGGAACAGGCTGGCTCCGTCGAGCTGAAGCGTGGCCGGGTCCCGATCCGGCTCGAATACTTCCAGCGCGAGGAGAAGCTGGGCCTGAACGTCGCCTGGTCGGGGCCGAATCTCCCACGGAGGAGCCTCTCAACTGGGCGCCCCAAGGTCGACATCGCAGCACTCATCAAGGATGACTCGCTCAAGCTGCTGAGTTCGGACGAGAAGGGCCGCCACGGCTATCTTGTCAACGAGCTCAAGAAGCTCAACGAGCGGCCGATCCCCAAGGAGACGGCCCTCTGCGTCACCGAAGAGCAAGGGCCGATCAAAGACACGTTCATCCTGCTGCGGGGCAATCCTCACGTCCCCGGCGACAAGGTTCAGCCCAGCTTCCTCCAGGTTCTCGGCTCTCCGGAAATCCCGGCGCCGACGACCTCCGCCGGGTCGAAGACGACGGGCCGTCGCACGGTCCTGGCCGACTGGATTACCTCGCCGACCAACCCCTTGACCGCCCGCGTGATGGCCAACCGGCTCTGGCAGCATCACTTCAATCGGGGCATCGTCCGGTCGTCGAACAACTTCGGCACCCAGGGTGACCGACCGACCCACCCCGAGCTGCTCGACTGGCTGGCGAATTCCTTGATCCAGGGGGGTTGGAAGCTGAAGCCGCTGCATCGTCAGATGATGCTCAGCAACGCCTACCGGATGTCGTCGAGGGGCCGCGAGGATGGTTTGAAGGCCGATCCGACGAATGACACCTTCTGGCGGTTCGAGCCGCGCAGGCTGTCCGCCGAGGAGATCCGCGACTCGATCCTGGCGGCCTGCGGCAACCTGAACACGAGGATGTTCGGACCCGGAGTCTTTCCAGAAATTCCCGCCGAGGTGCTGGCCGGCCAGTCGGTGCCGGGGCTGGGCTGGGGCAAGTCGAGCCCCGAGGAGCAGGCGAGGCGTAGCATCTACGTGCACGTCAAGCGGTCCCTGATCATGCCAATCCTGGAGAGCTTCGACGTCGCCGAGAGCGACCGATCGTCGCCCGTCCGGTTCAGCACCACCCAGCCGACGCAGGCCCTGGCCATGCTCAACGGCTCATTCGTCAACAAACAGGCCGAGCTGCTGGCAGACCGCCTCCGCCGCGAGGCGGGCGTCGAGCCCAGGAATCAGGTCGTCCTCGGCCTGGAATTGCTGATGAGCCGCAAGCCAACCGACGCCGAAGTCGAGCGTGGCCTGACGCTGATGGGCGACTGGAAGGCGGCCACTCACACGGACGACCGGGGTGCCTTGAAGGCGTTCTGCCTGGTCGCGCTGAATCTCAACGAATTCGTCTACCTGGACTGA